From a single Mycolicibacterium moriokaense genomic region:
- the dnaG gene encoding DNA primase encodes MAGRIPDRDIAAIRERVRIEDVVGDYVQLRRAGADSLKGLCPFHDEKSPSFHVRPNHGHFHCFGCGEGGDVYAFVQKIEHVSFVEAVELLADRVGYTVTYTGGSTANVQRDRGSRSRLLAANAAAQEFYAEALQSDEAAPARAYLLERNFDAEAAARFGCGFAPSGWETLTKHLMRKGFEFKELEAAGLSREGRRGPMDRFHRRLLWPIRAAGGEVIGFGARRIFDDDPMEAKYVNTPETVLYKKSSVLFGLDLAKRDIAKGHQAVVVEGYTDVMAMHLAGVTTAVASCGTAFGDEHLAMLRRLMMDDNFFRGELIYVFDGDAAGRAAAVKAFEGEQNLAGQSFVAVADDGMDPCDLRLKAGDGALRDLVARRTPLFEFAVRTALAEHDLDSAEGRVNALRQCVPMVARIKDSMLRDEYARRLAGWVGWDEVNQVIGRVREEAQKRGMPERSGRRRAPTEAAAPRRTAPAVERPDPADPTLWPQREALKSALQYPALAGPVFDSLTVESFTHPGYAAVRAAISAAGGAAAGHSGAQWIDAVRGQAASEAAAGLVNELGVEAINVDDDEKLPRYIAGVLARLQEVWVGRQIAEVKSKLQRMSPVEQGDEYHALFGDLVAMEAYRRSLLEQASGDDLTA; translated from the coding sequence GTGGCCGGCCGCATCCCCGATCGAGACATCGCGGCCATTCGTGAACGCGTACGCATCGAGGACGTCGTCGGTGACTACGTGCAGCTGCGCCGGGCGGGCGCAGACTCGCTGAAGGGGCTTTGCCCGTTTCACGACGAGAAGTCGCCGTCGTTTCATGTGCGACCCAACCACGGCCACTTCCACTGCTTCGGTTGCGGCGAGGGCGGCGACGTCTACGCCTTCGTTCAGAAGATCGAGCACGTCAGCTTCGTCGAGGCCGTCGAACTGCTGGCCGACCGGGTGGGCTACACCGTCACCTACACCGGTGGCTCGACGGCGAACGTGCAGCGCGACCGCGGCAGCCGCAGCAGGCTGCTCGCCGCGAACGCCGCCGCCCAGGAGTTCTATGCCGAAGCGCTGCAGTCGGACGAAGCAGCTCCCGCCCGCGCGTACCTACTGGAGCGCAACTTCGACGCCGAGGCCGCAGCGAGATTCGGATGCGGATTCGCCCCGTCGGGGTGGGAGACGCTGACAAAGCACTTGATGCGCAAGGGTTTTGAGTTCAAGGAGCTGGAGGCCGCGGGTCTGTCGCGGGAGGGCCGACGCGGCCCCATGGACCGTTTCCACCGTCGGCTGCTGTGGCCCATCCGGGCGGCGGGCGGGGAGGTCATCGGCTTCGGGGCGCGACGCATCTTCGACGACGACCCGATGGAAGCGAAATACGTCAACACCCCGGAGACCGTGCTCTACAAGAAGTCGTCGGTGCTGTTCGGCCTCGACCTGGCCAAGCGTGACATCGCGAAGGGACATCAGGCGGTCGTCGTCGAGGGCTACACCGACGTGATGGCGATGCACCTCGCCGGGGTGACCACCGCCGTCGCCTCCTGCGGCACCGCATTCGGTGACGAGCACCTGGCGATGCTGCGCCGACTCATGATGGACGACAACTTCTTTCGCGGTGAGCTGATCTACGTCTTCGACGGCGATGCGGCGGGACGTGCCGCGGCGGTCAAGGCGTTCGAGGGTGAACAGAACCTCGCCGGGCAGTCGTTCGTAGCCGTCGCTGACGACGGGATGGACCCGTGCGATCTGCGGCTCAAGGCGGGCGACGGGGCGCTGCGCGACCTGGTGGCCCGGCGCACGCCGCTGTTCGAGTTCGCCGTTCGCACAGCGCTTGCCGAACACGATCTCGACAGCGCCGAAGGCCGGGTGAACGCGCTGCGACAGTGTGTGCCGATGGTCGCGCGAATCAAGGACAGCATGCTGCGCGACGAATACGCGCGCCGGCTGGCCGGGTGGGTCGGCTGGGACGAGGTCAACCAGGTGATCGGCCGGGTGCGCGAGGAGGCGCAGAAGCGCGGCATGCCCGAGCGCAGCGGACGACGTCGCGCCCCGACCGAAGCAGCCGCCCCCCGCCGCACTGCACCTGCTGTCGAACGCCCCGATCCCGCCGATCCGACGCTGTGGCCCCAGCGCGAAGCGCTGAAATCCGCACTGCAATACCCCGCGCTGGCCGGCCCGGTGTTCGACTCATTGACCGTCGAGAGCTTCACCCATCCCGGCTACGCCGCGGTGCGAGCCGCGATCAGCGCGGCGGGCGGCGCGGCCGCGGGGCACTCGGGCGCGCAGTGGATCGACGCTGTGCGTGGGCAGGCGGCGTCGGAGGCCGCCGCCGGGCTGGTCAACGAGCTCGGCGTGGAAGCCATCAATGTCGATGACGATGAAAAGCTGCCGCGCTACATCGCCGGGGTGCTGGCCCGGTTGCAGGAAGTGTGGGTCGGACGGCAGATCGCCGAGGTCAAGTCGAAACTGCAGCGGATGTCGCCGGTGGAGCAGGGCGACGAGTACCACGCCCTGTTCGGGGATCTGGTCGCCATGGAGGCCTATCGCCGCAGCCTGCTGGAACAGGCCAGCGGCGACGACCTCACTGCGTGA
- a CDS encoding DUF7155 family protein, with protein MKTTKNRATKFIAAGAFAVAAVAAPFAASALATTDSSDAVALPPGCLAWFGNQETGRCLGYSQGNGVNVGTPAVGAFGENGGIGVNTGPLFPGTTVNRGIG; from the coding sequence GTGAAGACGACCAAGAACCGGGCGACCAAGTTCATTGCCGCTGGCGCGTTCGCGGTGGCCGCGGTCGCGGCGCCGTTCGCCGCATCGGCGCTGGCCACGACTGATAGTTCTGATGCCGTCGCACTTCCCCCAGGCTGCCTGGCGTGGTTCGGCAACCAGGAGACCGGCAGGTGCCTGGGCTATTCCCAGGGCAACGGCGTCAACGTGGGTACGCCGGCCGTCGGTGCCTTCGGCGAGAACGGTGGCATCGGAGTCAATACCGGCCCGTTGTTCCCCGGTACAACCGTCAACCGGGGGATCGGCTAA
- a CDS encoding glycosyltransferase — translation MPQRSELARDLLSSLWQQAPTNVEILALCDNQRRSIGRKRNDMLAMAQGDYVAFVDDDDTVTEDYVESLLGGIMHGVDVVTFDVEVTLNGGKPFLARYSKDYPESSNLDGLWERLPNHLMCVRRELALQTGFPDVGVGEDADYAKRLRPLLRSEHCLGRVLYHYRYSDAVTLTQV, via the coding sequence GTGCCGCAACGCTCAGAGTTGGCGCGGGACCTGCTGTCGAGTTTGTGGCAGCAGGCCCCGACCAACGTCGAAATACTTGCACTGTGCGACAACCAACGCCGAAGCATCGGCCGCAAACGCAACGACATGCTCGCCATGGCACAGGGTGACTACGTGGCGTTCGTGGACGACGACGACACTGTTACCGAGGACTACGTTGAGAGCCTGCTCGGCGGGATCATGCACGGCGTGGACGTGGTGACATTCGACGTAGAGGTCACGCTGAACGGCGGGAAGCCCTTCCTCGCGCGGTATTCCAAGGACTACCCCGAGAGCAGCAACCTTGATGGACTGTGGGAACGACTGCCCAACCATCTGATGTGTGTTCGGCGTGAGTTGGCGTTACAAACCGGCTTTCCCGATGTGGGAGTCGGCGAGGACGCCGACTACGCCAAGCGATTACGTCCACTGCTGAGAAGCGAACACTGTCTCGGGAGAGTGCTTTACCACTACCGATATTCGGATGCCGTGACACTCACGCAGGTTTGA
- a CDS encoding phage major capsid protein — MKTIEELLTEQRTLVDSAEGRNFTDEEAQRYEALEAELKATQRSEEIRKRQAAYEAPNGTIQAAVHVAPAKSDDTLERAFDHYVRTGKENADLQELRAQSVGTPSAGGYTVPETFLNKLIDVRKTFGGIQSVAEVLETETGEPIRYPTLNDTANTGVQVDELTAPNSGGADLVFGEVTLGAYRFVAPGASNNPLRVSRELLQDSAIDIQALIARKLGERIERKLAAEFATGVGTTAPLGIITGGTALTNTTLTYDKLVDASHSVDAAYRQGAVWIISDTTLAAIEKLKDLDDRPLLNAHNDGIAVARTNRTLLGYPVVVDNAIANYAATGSVKWGVFGNVMEGMVIRRVRGAELIANPYTAANDGAVEFTLHVRADATVQNTAAFRVLQAPAS; from the coding sequence TTGAAGACTATTGAAGAACTGTTGACCGAACAGCGGACCCTTGTGGACAGCGCCGAGGGTCGCAACTTCACCGATGAAGAGGCCCAGCGGTACGAGGCACTGGAAGCCGAATTGAAGGCTACTCAGCGTTCGGAGGAAATCCGCAAGCGCCAGGCCGCCTACGAGGCCCCCAACGGCACTATTCAGGCTGCGGTGCACGTCGCCCCGGCCAAGTCCGACGACACGCTAGAGCGCGCGTTTGATCATTACGTTCGCACCGGAAAAGAGAACGCCGACCTGCAAGAGCTCCGCGCCCAGAGCGTCGGCACCCCATCGGCTGGCGGCTATACGGTCCCCGAGACGTTCCTGAACAAACTCATCGACGTTCGCAAGACGTTCGGCGGCATTCAGTCCGTGGCAGAGGTTTTGGAAACCGAGACAGGTGAGCCGATCCGCTACCCGACGCTCAACGACACCGCCAACACCGGTGTGCAGGTTGACGAACTCACCGCTCCAAACAGTGGTGGCGCTGACCTTGTCTTTGGCGAGGTCACCCTCGGTGCGTATCGTTTCGTCGCCCCCGGCGCGAGCAACAACCCGTTGCGGGTGTCGCGCGAACTGTTGCAGGACAGCGCCATTGATATTCAGGCGTTGATCGCCCGCAAGTTGGGTGAGCGCATCGAGCGTAAGTTGGCTGCGGAGTTCGCCACTGGCGTAGGCACCACGGCACCGTTGGGCATCATCACCGGCGGCACGGCGCTGACGAACACCACGCTGACCTACGACAAGTTGGTGGACGCCTCACATTCGGTGGACGCCGCCTATCGCCAGGGCGCGGTGTGGATCATCTCCGATACCACCCTTGCCGCCATTGAGAAGCTCAAGGACTTGGACGACCGTCCACTGCTGAATGCTCACAACGACGGCATCGCCGTGGCGCGCACCAACCGCACCCTGCTGGGCTATCCCGTGGTGGTGGACAACGCCATTGCGAATTACGCCGCGACGGGCTCAGTGAAATGGGGAGTGTTCGGGAATGTCATGGAAGGCATGGTTATTCGCCGTGTTCGCGGTGCTGAACTGATCGCGAACCCCTACACCGCCGCCAACGATGGCGCGGTTGAGTTCACCCTGCATGTGCGCGCCGATGCCACGGTGCAGAACACCGCAGCGTTCCGCGTCCTGCAGGCGCCCGCTTCCTAA